The segment AAGCTTTTTTACTACACTTAAGTGACCTTTGAGAACAGCAAAGTGCAGAGGAGTATAGCCTTCTTTGTTCTCAGAATCAATATTAGCCCCTTTCTCTATAAGCTTTTCTATGACACTTAAGTGACCATTGAAAGCAGCCTCGTGCAGAGGAGTAGAGCCTTCTTTGTTCTGAGCATCAATATTAGCCTTTTTCTCTATAAGCTTTTCCACTACACTTAAGTGACCATTGAAAGCAGCTTCGTGCAGAGGAGTAGAGCCTTCTTTGTTCTGAGCATTAACATCAGCCTTTTTCTCTGTAAGCTTTTCTACTACATCTAAGTGACCATTTTTTGCAGCCCAGTGCAGAGGAGTATAGCCTTCTTTGTCCTTAGCATTAATATCAGCCTTTTTCTCTATAAGTTTTTCTACTACACTTAAGTGACCCATGTAAGCAGCAAAGTGCAGAGGAGTATAGTCTTCTTTGTCCTTAGCATTAATATCAGCCCCTTTCTCTATAAGCTTTTCTACTACACTTAAGTGATCATTGTAAGCAGCCAAGTGCAGAGGGGTATAGTCATCATTGTCCTGAGCATCAACCTCAGCCCCTTTCTCCAGTAGAAGATTAACTAATTCTAAATTACCTTTTTCTGCAGCATAACGCAGTAATGTATTACCTGCATTATCTTTGTACTTTACAAAAAAAGCTACTATCTCTGATCTATTGCGGGAATTTGCTAATTCAAAAGGTGTTAATCCATCCTCGTTCTTAGCATTAATACTAGCCCCTTCCTGTACTAGCTTTTTTACCTCTTCATAATTATTGTTGTTAACAGCTAAGTGCAGAAGGGTATTGCCATGATTATCCCTCCTATGATTATTGTCCAGTAGAAATTTCAAATTTTGTGAAATCTTTAAAAACCCAGTCATTTTTAAGAGTATAGAAAATAGTTATAAGAAATTTCCTAGCAGTAGCAGTTATAGCTTTAGCAGAACCACGCTTCTTTTTTATATGTTCATAAAAACTTTTCAAGTAAGGACTGTAACGTACAGCAATCCAAGTACATTGAACTAAAGAAGTACGCGCTATTTTTGACCCTCGTTTGGTAATTCTTCCAATTGTACATTGCTGATTAGATTGAGAAACTCTTGGTACAACTCCAAAATATGCAGTAAGTTTCTCAGGTCTACGGAAATCATTAATGTCTCCAATTGTTGCAATAAAGACAGCTGCAGAAATTGGACCAATTCCCTTTATGCTGATAAGATTGCTGAACCCAGGAAGTTGTTTAGCAAAAGCTATAATTTCCTTTTCAAGTTTTTTAAGGCTTTCTCGGATAGCTTCTAAATGATAGCTAATCACTTCAATTTCAACTTTTTCTAAAGGCTCCCAATTATGCTTTTGAGTAGCACGCTCAAATCCTACTTTAGTTGTAAGTACTTCTTTTTTAATTTTTATTCCATGATAATTAAAAAGACCATGAACTTTATTGATTAAAGATACCCGTGACTTTACTAACTGATCTCTCGTTTGAAGAAGAGAAGCTAACTGCTGGCATTGTTTGTTTTTGCACCTTGCCTCAGGCAACATATCTTTGCTTAGAAAGAAAGCAATAGCTCGCGCATCATGCTTATCTGTTTTGTTCACAGAGCGACGAACAACTTCAAACTGTCCAGGAGCAATTATTACTATGCGTTTAACGTAAGGTGAAACTGCATCATAAAAGAAACAGCTGTTACCTGTTGCTTCTATGGCTACTTCATATGTTTCTTGAAGATCTTTGGTGAAATTATCCAAGTCTTTTAAGCGAAACGTTTGAATATGCTCAGGTTTCCCTTCTTGTAAGTAACAAGCAGTAAAACTATTGGTATGTAAATCAACTCCAATGTGACGCATATTTTTTCCTCCAATTGCATATTTCAATATATCAGAGTAGAATATTGCCGGTTGTTCCAAACTCCTATACGAGGTCATCACATTTTGTGAGCCTCACGATGATTTTCGGTGGCAGGGGCAGTTAATCTCCCCCACGAAGTCTTCTTTCTACTCCCTGGGCAGAAAGTGCTTCAGAAAAACATCCAACCTGCCACCTATCCACTCTGAGAAGTTATTATCTTCTCTTGCTTCCAACCAAGCAATACTTATTCATACCATCTCTTTCTCTTAATTTTACTTTTGCTAAGGAAAAAGAATCTTTTTTACGTATTATGTTTGCATTATAGACTAGTTGACCGTAAGTCCTACCAACAATTTCATCATAATCAAAGCAATAGCTAACATTATAGTCACTTTCACTAGTTGATTTCTGATCATTGCTACTTTCATCGTCATCTTTATTCCATACTTCAATATCGTAATCAGTGTTTTCAAGGTTTTTGTCTTCACTTGTTCGATAATCTTGATTGTTTTCTACTTTTTCGTACAGCCAGGTTGATTTTTGATCATCGCTACTTTCATCGTCATCTTCATTCCATACTCCAATGTCGTAGTTAGTATTTTTAGGTTTTTTATCTTCACCTGTATGATAATCTTCTGCTTCTCTATATAGCCATATTGATTCCTGGTCATCATTATCATTGATACGCCTCATTTCCACTTTTGTTGTAGACTGAGGTCTTACTATTTCTTTTCTTACGTTTTCTTTGTTTAATTCATCTTCAAGAGACACTTCATTACTAATATAGAAGTTTTTCTGTTTTAAACTCTCATTTTCATTCTGCAATGAACTAAATTCTGCAAACAGTTCTTCACGCTCTGATAAATAAACATAGAGCTGGCCTATTACATCATTAAGTTCCTTATCTTTTTCTAATATCTGGTTTTCATAATTACTCTTCAAATCCTCTATACTGTCTACCAGCGCTACACTTTCTTTTCTTAGTCTACTTGAGTTAGATTCAACCAAATTTAACCTTTGCTGTAACTCTTCATTTTTTTTGTCTATCATCTGTATTTCATTCTTCATATCTTCTAATTTGCTGTCCAAGTTCCTTATTATGTCATTTTTATTCTTCACGTCCAATAATACTCTTTCTATTTCTTGTTTTAGCTGTTCAATTTCTTGGCCATTTTTAGTTAATTCTCTTGTTTTTCTTTGTAATTGAGCTTCAAGCTCTTTAATTTTCTTTTCTAGGATCTGATTTTTCTTGCTGAGCTCACTCACTTCTTGATCATACTCTTCCGCTATACCTTTATAGCATTCCAAGAGCTTTTCATTTTTCTTGAGATCAAAGTTTTCTTGTTGCAGCCTTTCTATTTCACCATCTGAATTATCTATTACTTGGTTACCCTCACTACCAATCTCAAATATCTCTTCAGAAGTAATCGTAAAATCTTTAAATACGCAAGGCAAAGTAGTGTCTTCAAGGTTATTACTATCAAATGAGTTATATTGTACTACCTGCCTTGAACTAGGCATACTTATACCTTTCTATTAACAAAAGCACACAATGCATTATATTTACTATATACGCAACTGATTTAAACATAATTTATTTACTAATTCATATTGTGAATTTTTATAAAATAGGTTTATATGCAAAATATTATAATAACGTTAAAGCACGTAGCTAATACCATTATTAGTACAGTATGAAGGGCCTTTTTGCCTATAATTGAAGAGTTTAAGCAAATTCATAATATACCTCATTTATCTTCTAATAACGAAAATTTGTATCGAAACAGATAAGACCATAAGTATGAAATTCAAAGAGGAATGAATCAGTTAAATCAAGAATAGATGTTGTGTTATAGTAGTGATTATGCTAATTATTGGGTCGTTTGGTTAAAAGGTAATTGTGAAAAGGGGTAAGAATTTGACTGAAGATAAAAAATTAGCATCTGATATTCTAAAAGAGGTTGCAGGTACTGGTACTGCTGATAGTGATAAAGTGACATTGTTTGACATTAAAACAGCTTTACAAGAACGTGGTTTTGGTATTTTAATAATCATCTTCTCCTTGCCGCTATCGGTGCCTATACCGGTTCCACCTGGTTATACAACTATTCTTTCTATACCTTTAATCTTGTTTTCATTACAACTTCTGCTTGGGTTTCATTCTCCCTGGATGCCACGTTGGTTGGAAAGGAAATCCTTTAAACGTTCAACATTAGCCCTTGTGGTTAAAAAAACTTTACCTGCATTAAAAAAAATAGAAAAGTTCATGAAACCGAGAATGTCTTTTATCTTCTGTGGGCCAGGTGAAAAGATTTTGGCATTTATAATGCTGGTTTGCGTATTGGTGATAGCCAATCCGTTTCCGTTGACTCACTTCATTCCAGCAATCGGTACAACTCTTATTTCACTTGGTATTATGAATAAAGACGGGCTTGTCTCGATACTTGGAGTGTTGGTATCCTCATACGCGTCAAGTTAAGGAAAAGTGTAAGTAAAATTGATAGAGTGAAGGAAAAGAATAAGGTATAAGTTCTTCTTGGATATGTGAATGAGAGAACTTACAATGGACAGAATAGCTTGCTTATCAAAAGACCTCAATGAATTCTTTAATGAAAAAGCAGACGAAATATCAATTGCAGTAGGTTTTATAAAAAGAAAGAGAAAACTTAATGGCTCATCATTCATAAAAGCTATGGTTTTTGGTAACATAGGAGTTGGTGATTGCAGCATAGAAACAATGTGCCAATTGCTAAATGAAGACTCGATAGAAATTACAAAACAGGGTTTGGATTATATTAGCCTGCCCAGTAGCATGGAAGATATGTACAAAGGATATGGGAGTAGCTATAGAGATTGTGAGAGTAATACCAAATCAGGAATAAAGCTGCAGTTAGTCTTTGATTACCTGAACCAAGCGCTAGATAAGTTAAATTTAATAGAAGGAATAAGGTCGGATCAAGGTTATAGGGATTATCTGAACGGTTTATCAGCCAATGATTTGCTAATATTTGATTTGTGCTACTTTGTGCCTAGTTCTTTTAAACAGATTGATGAAGCAGGTGCATATTTTGTTAGTCGTTATAAGTCTGATACCAATATATATGATATAGAAACAAATCAAAAAATAGAGTTGTTGGAATGTTTAGAAGGTCAATCCCTTCTAGAGATGGAAGTGCTATTAGGAAAAGAAGTAAAAATTAAAGTGAGAATTATATGTCAAAAATTAACTGAAGAACAGTCTATAATTAGAAGAAGAAGGGCTAATAAGTTAGCAAAATCACATGGATATACATCTTCTCAAAAGAATCAAAAATTGCTGGATTGGTCGATATTCATAACTAACGTTCCAGAGAGTAAAATCAGCGCTGAACAAGTATTAACAGTTTACAGGGTAAGATGGCAGATTGAATTATTATTTAAATTGTATAAGAGTCACATCAGGCTTGACGAACTTAAAGGAAAACCATACAGAGTATTATGTGAACTATACGCTAAATTGTGCGCAATTCTTATATTTCATGGAATAGTTGGTTGTATAAAACTGAAAGAGAATACAGAGCTGAGTTTAACAAAGGCATTCATTGAATTAAAAAGAAGGATTAGGGAGTTGTTTTTAGCGTTAAGCAGTAAAATTAATAATTTGAGAATTTTCCTGAAAAAACTTACCACAGACTGGTCACAATTTTCTGTGAAAGATAGATATAGAAAAACTAGAGTATCCACCTTAAGTTCATTGAATTTTCTTACCCTTGCTTCTTAACTTGACGCGTATGCGATCAGCAACCCGTACGTTCAATTATTAAAATGCTGCAAAGTTGCTATTTTTTTGATGTGGTTGAACAGGACTCTAAACTGAAATTTGTCCAAAAGGGCAGGGGAGTTACAACTGTAATGCCAATTGGTGAAACGGTTTTCAGTAACAATTCAAAACTTGCTAATATCAGTCAATTAGATTTAAACAATAAAGTTAACATCGTTTACTTTAACCGCAATTTTGGCTATCCAATTGATGTTAAATACGCTGAGTTGCCAAAGCAAGGCGCTGCTATAACAGTTGAAATACCGCTCATTATGGAGGAGGGAGAGGCGCAAAATATCGCTGAGGTTTTACTTTATTCTTCGTGGCAAGAGAGAAATATATACAATTTCAAGCTACCGATAAAATATGCATGGCTTGCTCCAAGTGATGTAATGACGATTTTAGACGGTGAGAAAAAGCATACGGTGAGAATTATAAAAACAAAATTTGAAAGTATGTCCATTCAAGTGATTGGCGTTGGTTATGATCACTCTATATATAAGCTCTCTTTTCCTTCAACAAGGTCACTTATGCTGAAGGAATACCCTCCTTCTCACATCAGCAAAACCATCATAGAAATGATAGATTTACCGCATGTTAAAGGTAATAGCGCAAGCTTTACTTTAATTAGCGAGGAAAAGAATTGGAAGGGAGCAACACTCTTTATTTCGGGTGACGATAAGGATTATAAGCCTATTACAAGCACAAACAAGCAGTCTACTTACGGATATGTAATGGAATCTACCGACGAGGGGCTTATAGTAGTGTTACGTTTTGGTGTATTGAGTTCTTCATATAACCATTATTTAAGTGGGAAACTAGCAATTTATCATGGTGTCATTCCAGCGCTTGACCATATTTCTCCTGGATCCCAGTGTCTGGGCACTGGGATGACAGAAGAGGGTTTTACAAGCACTAACGTTAGTACTATAAATGTAAGCAATTTAGCACTGGTTGGAAAAGAGGTAATAAAATTCCAGAGTGCTGAACTTATAGATAAAAATAAATATAAGCTTAGCAACCTAATTAGAGGGCAAGAAGGCACTAAAGAGACTGCAGGTGAAAAATTTACTCTGCTTGATGATTCAGTAATATCTTTCGAAGTGCAAAGGGGAAAAAAGTTTTACCTAAAAGCAGTGACTTATGGTGACTCGCTGGAAAATACGGAAGTGAAAGTGATAAATTCATTTAGTAATTGAAATTTAATAAAGTAAGTGCTAGAATTAATATACAGGTATTAATGGTAGAGATGGTATGAATAAGTATTGCTTGGTTGGAAGCAAGAGAAGATAATAACTTCTCAGAGTGGATAGGTGGCAGGTTGGATGTTTTTCTGAAGCACTTTCTGCCCAGGGAGTAGAAAAAAGACTTCGTGGGGGAGATTAACTGCTCCTGCCACCGAAAATCATCGTGAGGCTCACAAAATGTGATGACCTCGTATAGGAGTTTGGAACAACCGGCAATATTCTACTCTGATATATTGAAATATGCAATTGGAGGAAAAAATATGCGTCACATTGGAGTTGATTTACATACCAATAGTTTTACTGCTTGTTACTTACAAGAAGGGAAACCTGAGCATATTCAAACGTTTCGCTTAAAAGACTTGGATAATTTCACCAAAGATCTTCAAGAAACATATGAAGTAGCCATAGAAGCAACAGGTAACAGCTGTTTCTTTTATGATGCAGTTTCACCTTACGTTAAACGCATAGTAATAATTGCTCCTGGACAGTTTGAAGTTGTTCGTCGCTCTGTGAACAAAACAGATAAGCATGATGCGCGAGCTATTGCTTTCTTTCTAAGCAAAGATATGTTGCCTGAGGCAAGGTGCAAAAACAAACAATGCCAGCAGTTAGCTTCTCTTCTTCAAACGAGAGATCAGTTAGTAAAGTCACGGGTATCTTTAATCAATAAAGTTCATGGTCTTTTTAATTATCATGGAATAAAAATTAAAAAAGAAGTACTTACAACTAAAGTAGGATTTGAGCGTGCTACTCAAAAGCATAATTGGGAGCCTTTAGAAAAAGTTGAAATTGAAGTGATTAGCTATCATTTAGAAGCTATCCGAGAAAGCCTTAAAAAACTTGAAAAGGAAATTATAGCTTTTGCTAAACAACTTCCTGGGTTCAGCAATCTTATCAGCATAAAGGGAATTGGTCCAATTTCTGCAGCTGTCTTTATTGCAACAATTGGAGACATTAATGATTTCCGTAGACCTGAGAAACTTACTGCATATTTTGGAGTTGTACCAAGAGTTTCTCAATCTAATCAGCAATGTACAATTGGAAGAATTACCAAACGAGGGTCAAAAATAGCGCGTACTTCTTTAGTTCAATGTACTTGGATTGCTGTACGTTACAGTCCTTACTTGAAAAGTTTTTATGAACATATAAAAAAGAAGCGTGGTTCTGCTAAAGCTATAACTGCTACTGCTAGGAAATTTCTTATAACTATTTTCTATACTCTTAAAAATGACTGGGTTTTTAAAGATTTCACAAAATTTGAAATTTCTACTGGACAATAATCATAGGAGATATAACATGTCAAAGGAAATGGTCAATGCGTTGAAAGCTGAAGTGAAGAAGCTCAAATATGCTGATTTCAAAGCTAACACTTGGGACGAAGTAATTTCTGGTGAGGGAACATATAAGGATCTTAATAGAACACACGACCTTGCTATTAACGGACAAAAAATAACTAACGAATTTATTAACAATCTGTATTCAAAACATAAAAATCTAATTCTACGGGATGAAAACGGAAAAGGGAATTATCGTCCATTTCTCAGACAAATTTTTACAGAAATGTTTAAACAGGTTGGTGCAACAATTCCCAATAACTCTATTATTGAGGAGTTAATAAATAACTATTATCAGGGCGGATATACTCATTTTCTTCCTAATGATATGAGTCAAGCTCTTGGATCTTTTCATTTGTTAACGCAAAGCAGCTGTATGACAAGAGAGTATATTATGGATTGTCGTGAACCCAATTGTATAAAGCTTAGTTTTAGCATGAAATATACAAAAATGCTTAACTATGATGATCGTACATATATCGAAACACCAGGTTTTTGCAGTTCAGCGGAGTTTAAACTGAAATGTGAAGATAAAAATGTAACATATGAAGATGGTAAAGTACTTCTTACCATTCCTAAAGAGCTGAAAAACTACAAAGTAAGTGGTAAGAATTTGTTTGATATTATTGTTGAATATTTTCAAAAAATTTGCGAAAAATTAGGTTTTAAATTTGAGACTAAAATAGAACATAGCCTTGGTGAACCACTAAAGGTAATGAGTGAGGCAAATGTATCTTCTGTTGAAGACTTAAAGCTTAAAGTGAGTAATCAAGGGTAAGATATTGAAATTCGTGCTTTTAACTTAAGATCCCAGTGTTACGCACTGGGATGACAAAGGAGGGCAGTGTCCGCTACTCGAATGACATCGTTTACTATGTAACATTGTACTTATACTAATGAAAAAAATACATTATAATTAAGTATATTTAATCCAATAAATCATTAAGTGAAAACAGCTTTTTTGCAAAATATCATCTCTCTTATTATGATATTGTCTGTAGCAATTGTCGATATGGCAACTGACCTATACTCAGTTGCACTACCAAGCATTGCCAATTATTTTAAAGTAGAAGGCAGTGTAGTACAGCTTACAATTAGCTTAAATCTAGTTGGATTTGCGGTATCTGGATTAATTTATGGTCCATTATCAGACCACTATGGTAGGCGTCCAATGATGTTGATTGGTATGACAATTTTTACTTTGGCAAGTGTCATGTGTTGTATAGCCGACAGTATTGCGCTCTTGATACTAATTCGCTTCATACAAGGAACAGGGGCTGGTGTTGCAGGTGTTGTTGGGTATGCAGCAATAAGGGATATGTACTCGGGTAGTGAATACTCGAGAGTAATTTCAAAATTAAATATGGTTGTGGCACTCTCACCTGGAATAGCTCCAGTGGTGGGCAGTTATATAATTTCACATGGTTATCATTGGAAATTTTTGTTTTTTATTATGTCACTTGCAGCAATTGCTATGCTTATTTTTATCTACTTTAAGTTACAAGAAACACTCACTGTGAATAAAAATACAACTAATGTGATTGTTAATATCCTTAAGCAATATATATCAATATTTAGAAATTATCGTTTCCTTGGGTTTTCAGCCATTCATGGATTAACTTTCATGTGGCTTTGGGCATACATTGCTAACTACCCGTTCATATTTGAATCGATGGGCATTGAAGTACAGTATTTTGGCTACCTCATATCGATCATAGTCATATTCTACATAATTGGAACTTTAATTAATAGAAGGTATGTGCCGAAAATAGGGGTGAGCAAAATGCTAATAATAGGTTTGGTGTTACCGATAATATCCGATAGTTTATTGGTATATTTTTATTTCGCGGACAAGTTGAACATATTCATTCTTCAAGTTGCCTGGATTCCAGCTAATATCGGACTTGCATTAGTAATCAGCAATAACGTAACTTCTGCTTTAGAAACGATCAAAGGTATAGGGCTTGGTAGTGCAGTTCTCTCATTCTGCAATATGATGTTTGGGGCTATTGGAATATATATAGTAGGAAAATTTTTTCGCTATGGTATTTTACCAAATTTACTATTAACAATAGCATGTTCTACAATTGCAATTCTTATGTACAGCCGGCTCAAATGTACTGAAAAACACGGGCATTATTTACGTGATCCAGGAACATAGAGCTCATGGGTTATTAATGACTTTATCATGATAATATAATTTTACAGGGGGTGAGAGCTCATAGATTATTAACGGCTTTATCATAACAATATAGTTTTACAAAGAGGTGTAGGATGAGTAGTTCACAAAGTATAGATGATTTGTTTCAGGCTGCTAAAAGAGGTGATATTGATGCAGTAAACCGTCTAATAAGTGAAGGAGCAGATGTTAATGCAACAGGTTTGTGGCAAAAGACTCCTCTACATTGGGCTGCTGAAAAGGGCCATAAAGAGATAGTAGAAGTCCTACTGAAAGTAGAAGGGATCAATGTTAATGCAACAGATCAAATTGGACAGGCTCCTCTATATTG is part of the Wolbachia endosymbiont (group A) of Anomoia purmunda genome and harbors:
- a CDS encoding IS4 family transposase, whose translation is MDRIACLSKDLNEFFNEKADEISIAVGFIKRKRKLNGSSFIKAMVFGNIGVGDCSIETMCQLLNEDSIEITKQGLDYISLPSSMEDMYKGYGSSYRDCESNTKSGIKLQLVFDYLNQALDKLNLIEGIRSDQGYRDYLNGLSANDLLIFDLCYFVPSSFKQIDEAGAYFVSRYKSDTNIYDIETNQKIELLECLEGQSLLEMEVLLGKEVKIKVRIICQKLTEEQSIIRRRRANKLAKSHGYTSSQKNQKLLDWSIFITNVPESKISAEQVLTVYRVRWQIELLFKLYKSHIRLDELKGKPYRVLCELYAKLCAILIFHGIVGCIKLKENTELSLTKAFIELKRRIRELFLALSSKINNLRIFLKKLTTDWSQFSVKDRYRKTRVSTLSSLNFLTLAS
- a CDS encoding multidrug effflux MFS transporter, which translates into the protein MILSVAIVDMATDLYSVALPSIANYFKVEGSVVQLTISLNLVGFAVSGLIYGPLSDHYGRRPMMLIGMTIFTLASVMCCIADSIALLILIRFIQGTGAGVAGVVGYAAIRDMYSGSEYSRVISKLNMVVALSPGIAPVVGSYIISHGYHWKFLFFIMSLAAIAMLIFIYFKLQETLTVNKNTTNVIVNILKQYISIFRNYRFLGFSAIHGLTFMWLWAYIANYPFIFESMGIEVQYFGYLISIIVIFYIIGTLINRRYVPKIGVSKMLIIGLVLPIISDSLLVYFYFADKLNIFILQVAWIPANIGLALVISNNVTSALETIKGIGLGSAVLSFCNMMFGAIGIYIVGKFFRYGILPNLLLTIACSTIAILMYSRLKCTEKHGHYLRDPGT
- a CDS encoding IS110 family transposase, which gives rise to MRHIGVDLHTNSFTACYLQEGKPEHIQTFRLKDLDNFTKDLQETYEVAIEATGNSCFFYDAVSPYVKRIVIIAPGQFEVVRRSVNKTDKHDARAIAFFLSKDMLPEARCKNKQCQQLASLLQTRDQLVKSRVSLINKVHGLFNYHGIKIKKEVLTTKVGFERATQKHNWEPLEKVEIEVISYHLEAIRESLKKLEKEIIAFAKQLPGFSNLISIKGIGPISAAVFIATIGDINDFRRPEKLTAYFGVVPRVSQSNQQCTIGRITKRGSKIARTSLVQCTWIAVRYSPYLKSFYEHIKKKRGSAKAITATARKFLITIFYTLKNDWVFKDFTKFEISTGQ